Proteins encoded by one window of Dreissena polymorpha isolate Duluth1 chromosome 11, UMN_Dpol_1.0, whole genome shotgun sequence:
- the LOC127851549 gene encoding uncharacterized protein LOC127851549, which yields MTIGIVIALTTTVMLNYLNISADACQPKYWADGCSHVANLWFKADCDKHDICYACGNGRSVSRLNCDDRWYDNMMNSCSAVHWFGRWFCQMIAWIYYRVVRDWAEKSYRAPSVWFCGEAWVPACV from the exons ATGACAATCGGCATTGTTATTGCCCTGACCACGACTGTCATGCTGAACTACCTCAACATCTCCGCTGATGCCTGTCAGCCGAAGTATTGGGCTGATGGATGCAGCCATGTCGCCAACTTATGGTTCAAAGCTGACTGTGACAAACACGACATATGCTACGCTTGC GGCAACGGGCGGAGTGTTTCACGCCTGAACTGCGATGACCGTTGGTATGACAACATGATGAACTCGTGCAGTGCGGTGCATTGGTTTGGACGATGGTTTTGTCAGATGATTGCTTGGATTTACTACCGAGTAGTTCGGGACTGGGCAGAGAAGTCTTATAGAGCTCCGTCCGTTTGGTTTTGCGGCGAAGCCTGGGTGCCCGCGTGTGTGTGA